The following coding sequences are from one Carcharodon carcharias isolate sCarCar2 chromosome 11, sCarCar2.pri, whole genome shotgun sequence window:
- the LOC121283920 gene encoding late histone H2B.L4-like, with protein MLMAAVSTSWQLGLPLQERLKENSDAKAQEMQKEAQAEQEGELQYLGLQGAEARSPQHWQLLQAMSVINMFVSDIFERITDEASRLVHYTRWQTISSREIQSAIHLLLPGKLDKLAVSEGTKALTKYTSTKLNSCN; from the coding sequence ATGCTGATGGCCGCTGTTTCCACCAGTTGGCAGCTAGGGCTCCCTCTCCAAGAAAGGCTCAAAGAAAACAGTGATGCAAAGGCCCAGGAAATGCAAAAAGAAGCACAGGCGGAGCAGGAAGGAGAGCTACAGTATCTAGGTCTACAAGGTGCTGAAGCACGTTCACCCCAACACTGGCAACTCCTCCAAGCTATGAGTGTCATCAACATGTTCGTCAGCGACATCTTCGAGCGGATCACCGATGAGGCTTCCCGCCTGGTCCATTACACTAGGTGGCAGACCATCTCCTCCAGAGAGATCCAGAGCGCCATCCACCTCCTGCTGCCGGGGAAACTGGACAAACTTGCCGTCTCTGAGGGCACCAAAGCACTCACCAAGTACACCAGCACCAAGCTGAACtcctgcaattaa